Proteins encoded by one window of Candidatus Abyssobacteria bacterium SURF_5:
- a CDS encoding M23 family metallopeptidase, whose amino-acid sequence MGREDYDRIHVMKGKWILAFCLSAVLSLPALATAEELVHVVKEENAREATLYVRNGRPVDVTISFKFTWENAEVDQDCAAFVVRPNELVRVCRITSRIRNMPWRYSFEWRYKLGNMTARHDDAFIYRLPFEEGKRVVVTQGFGGKFSHHGGSRYSIDWRVPEGTPIHASREGTVVAVESQHSEGGPTPEFKEKANYVIVLHEDGTLGQYLHLEKDGVAVRVGERILEGGLIGYSGNTGFSTVPHLHFNVYKPKDGLETESIPIRFKTGEGAGIALEQGKEYTVSR is encoded by the coding sequence GTGGGCAGGGAAGACTATGATAGAATTCATGTCATGAAAGGAAAATGGATACTTGCTTTTTGCCTTTCTGCCGTTCTCTCTTTGCCGGCTCTTGCAACGGCTGAGGAACTCGTACATGTAGTGAAGGAGGAGAACGCGCGAGAAGCCACATTATACGTTCGGAACGGACGCCCGGTCGATGTGACCATCAGCTTCAAGTTCACATGGGAGAATGCAGAGGTGGATCAAGACTGTGCCGCGTTTGTCGTTCGACCAAACGAGCTGGTTCGCGTTTGTCGGATCACGAGTAGAATCCGGAACATGCCGTGGCGCTACTCCTTCGAATGGCGGTACAAGCTGGGAAATATGACTGCGCGACATGATGACGCGTTCATATACAGATTGCCTTTCGAGGAAGGCAAAAGGGTCGTGGTAACGCAGGGATTTGGCGGTAAATTCAGTCACCACGGCGGATCAAGGTATTCCATTGACTGGAGGGTGCCGGAGGGTACTCCCATACATGCATCAAGGGAAGGAACCGTCGTTGCGGTGGAATCGCAGCACTCGGAAGGCGGACCGACTCCTGAATTCAAAGAAAAGGCGAATTACGTCATCGTATTGCATGAAGACGGCACTCTTGGGCAATACCTGCATTTGGAGAAAGACGGGGTGGCCGTGCGTGTTGGCGAGAGAATACTCGAGGGCGGTCTGATCGGATACTCCGGCAACACGGGCTTTTCCACCGTGCCGCACCTGCATTTCAATGTATACAAGCCGAAAGACGGATTGGAGACGGAATCGATTCCTATACGATTTAAGACCGGCGAAGGCGCCGGCATTGCACTTGAACAAGGCAAAGAATACACCGTTTCACGATAA
- the katG gene encoding catalase/peroxidase HPI, producing MNKNSKRRVTEPIGRGGRSPRDWWPNQLNLNILRQHSPKSNPMGEEFNYAEEFKKLDLQAVKKDLYALMTDSQDWWPADYGHYGPLLIRMAWHSAGTYRMGDGRGGAGSGGQRFAPLNSWPDNVNLDKARRLLWPIKRKYGRKISWADLMILAGNCALESMGFKTFGFGGGREDIWEPEEDIYWGTESEWLGDKRYSGDRELENPLAAVQMGLIYVNPEGPSGNPDPVASGRDVRETFARMAMNDEETVALVAGGHTFGKCHGAGDAALVGPEPEAAPIEEQGLGWKSRFGSGKGGDTIGSGIEGAWKPNPIKWDMGYLNMLFKYDWELVKSPAGAHQWLAKDVAEEDMVVNAHDRSKKHRPMMTTADLSLRFDPVYEPIARRYLQNPEEFADAFARAWFKLTHRDMGPRSRYLGPEVPAEELIWQDPVPAADHELIDARDIADLKKKILASGLSISELVSTAWASASTFRGSDKRGGANGARIRLAPQMDWQVNQPAQLKNVLQTLEGIQKKFNSEQAGEKKISLADLIILGGCAAVEQAAKNAGYDVTVPFTPGRTDASQEQTDVEAFAVLEPVADGFRNYLKAKYAVSAEELLVDRAQLLTLTAPEMTVLIGGMRVLNANFGQSRHGVFTKRPETLTNDFFVNLLDMSTMWKPTSEDEDVFEGRDRATGELKWTGARVDLIFGSNSQLRALAEVYGCEDSREKFVHDFVAAWNKVMNLDRFDIACLEKNA from the coding sequence ATGAACAAAAATAGCAAGCGTCGGGTGACGGAACCCATTGGCCGCGGTGGCAGGTCGCCCCGGGACTGGTGGCCGAATCAGTTGAATCTTAACATTCTGCGCCAGCATTCTCCAAAGTCCAATCCAATGGGCGAAGAGTTCAACTACGCTGAGGAATTCAAGAAACTCGATCTGCAGGCCGTGAAGAAGGATCTCTATGCGCTGATGACCGACTCGCAGGACTGGTGGCCGGCCGATTATGGTCATTACGGGCCGCTCCTCATCCGGATGGCATGGCACAGCGCAGGCACATACCGCATGGGCGACGGCCGCGGGGGCGCAGGATCCGGCGGCCAGCGCTTTGCGCCCCTCAACAGTTGGCCCGACAACGTGAACCTCGACAAGGCGCGCCGGCTGCTCTGGCCGATCAAGCGGAAATACGGCAGGAAAATCTCCTGGGCGGACCTGATGATTCTCGCCGGCAACTGCGCGCTTGAGTCTATGGGATTCAAAACCTTCGGCTTCGGCGGCGGGCGCGAAGATATATGGGAGCCGGAAGAGGACATCTACTGGGGAACCGAGAGCGAGTGGCTTGGTGACAAGCGCTATTCCGGTGATCGGGAACTCGAGAATCCTCTCGCCGCCGTGCAGATGGGCCTGATCTACGTGAACCCGGAAGGTCCCAGCGGCAATCCTGACCCGGTTGCCTCCGGCCGTGATGTTCGAGAGACGTTCGCACGCATGGCCATGAATGACGAAGAGACCGTCGCACTCGTCGCCGGAGGACATACCTTCGGCAAATGCCACGGCGCCGGCGATGCGGCGCTTGTCGGTCCCGAACCTGAAGCCGCTCCCATCGAGGAACAGGGACTCGGCTGGAAGAGCCGTTTCGGCAGTGGCAAGGGCGGCGATACGATCGGTAGCGGCATTGAGGGCGCGTGGAAGCCGAACCCGATCAAATGGGACATGGGCTATCTGAACATGTTGTTCAAATATGACTGGGAATTGGTCAAAAGCCCGGCAGGCGCGCATCAGTGGCTGGCCAAGGACGTGGCCGAAGAGGACATGGTGGTTAACGCGCACGACCGGTCGAAGAAGCACCGGCCCATGATGACCACGGCGGACCTCTCGCTGCGCTTCGACCCGGTCTACGAGCCAATCGCGCGGCGCTACCTGCAGAACCCTGAGGAATTCGCGGACGCCTTCGCCAGGGCGTGGTTCAAACTGACCCATCGTGACATGGGGCCACGCTCGCGCTATCTCGGTCCCGAGGTCCCGGCAGAGGAACTGATCTGGCAAGACCCGGTGCCCGCAGCCGATCATGAGCTGATCGACGCGCGGGACATCGCAGACCTCAAGAAGAAAATTCTGGCCTCGGGCCTGTCGATCTCGGAGCTGGTTTCAACCGCCTGGGCGTCGGCATCCACGTTCCGCGGCTCCGACAAGCGCGGCGGCGCCAATGGGGCACGGATTCGCCTTGCGCCGCAAATGGATTGGCAAGTCAACCAGCCGGCCCAACTGAAGAATGTGCTGCAGACCCTTGAGGGAATCCAAAAGAAGTTCAACAGCGAGCAGGCGGGCGAGAAAAAGATTTCTCTCGCCGACTTGATCATCCTTGGTGGATGTGCCGCTGTTGAGCAGGCTGCAAAGAATGCCGGTTACGATGTGACCGTTCCCTTCACGCCGGGACGCACGGATGCGTCGCAGGAGCAAACAGACGTGGAGGCATTCGCCGTTCTCGAACCGGTTGCGGACGGGTTCCGCAACTACCTCAAAGCGAAGTATGCCGTATCGGCAGAGGAACTGCTGGTTGATCGAGCGCAACTGCTGACGCTGACCGCTCCTGAGATGACGGTTCTTATTGGCGGCATGCGCGTCTTGAACGCCAACTTCGGACAGTCCCGGCACGGCGTCTTCACCAAGCGGCCGGAGACGCTCACCAATGATTTCTTCGTGAATCTGCTCGACATGAGCACGATGTGGAAGCCGACCTCGGAAGATGAAGACGTGTTCGAGGGTCGTGATCGCGCGACGGGCGAGCTCAAGTGGACCGGCGCCCGTGTCGATCTCATCTTCGGTTCGAACTCCCAACTCCGGGCGTTGGCGGAAGTTTACGGGTGCGAAGACTCCCGGGAGAAGTTCGTGCACGATTTTGTAGCCGCTTGGAACAAAGTGATGAACCTTGACCGGTTCGACATCGCCTGTTTAGAGAAGAACGCGTAA
- a CDS encoding transcriptional repressor, with protein sequence MEIDSKELQERMSRLKDGLKRSGLKSTHQRLEIFREVAKSGIHPDAETVFNGVRERVPTISLDTVYRTLWVLLDLGLVTSLGASHERVRFDANLKPHHHFVCVRCGLIRDFHSRHLENIACPEEAEAFGEPVSLHVEVRGVCTGCRSLVKNSS encoded by the coding sequence ATGGAGATTGACTCGAAAGAACTGCAGGAACGAATGAGTCGTCTAAAAGACGGGCTGAAGCGGTCCGGCCTGAAATCGACACATCAGCGGCTGGAGATCTTTCGCGAGGTGGCAAAATCCGGCATACATCCTGACGCCGAAACCGTATTCAATGGAGTACGCGAGAGGGTGCCAACCATATCGCTGGATACTGTCTACCGCACCTTATGGGTGCTTCTTGATCTGGGATTGGTAACCAGCCTCGGAGCATCTCACGAGAGAGTTCGGTTTGACGCCAACCTCAAGCCGCACCACCATTTTGTCTGTGTACGGTGTGGGCTGATTCGCGACTTCCACTCTCGGCATCTGGAAAACATTGCATGTCCGGAAGAGGCAGAAGCATTTGGCGAACCTGTGTCACTGCACGTGGAGGTAAGGGGCGTGTGCACCGGCTGCCGATCCCTTGTGAAGAACAGCAGTTAG
- a CDS encoding divalent metal cation transporter has product MAVRPAATITGAGLMNATLTKPSVAEKRPNRLRRFLAQFGPGLIWAMVAIGQTHVILSTYAGARFGFSLLWVIMLAHLFTYPVFEYGPRYAVATGDSLLGAYMQFRRMRMFMMVFFGMLLLTIPFLGVASLLSVSASVLFAAFPQLSFNAWCVIITVATAALIFAGRYKGLEITCIAMSGVLVVTTLLAFFLRFPQPQEFLAGGLLPAIPAGSLVTLVALIRMPTDPATSIMHSVWAVKKRDEWIRGDGLQAGLRKSLLDLRVGFVFSLMIAFIFLSLGATVLRPRGISLEGVDVAIKLSRIYTESVGAWTFPLFIGVAFIALWGSYYTNADGVPRMFESLYNSAKKKNQTAELSPLRMVYTAMLMGGGLLLAVLAQRPVFLVILAVSAGLIAYPMIYLMNIYAVTKLVPPEFRPSRLNLALACCGVAYSLVGVTLLLLVRVFGLWN; this is encoded by the coding sequence ATGGCAGTCCGGCCAGCGGCCACGATCACAGGAGCAGGATTGATGAATGCGACATTGACAAAACCATCCGTTGCTGAAAAAAGACCCAACCGGCTGAGGCGGTTTCTCGCGCAGTTCGGGCCGGGCCTGATCTGGGCGATGGTCGCCATCGGGCAAACGCACGTCATCCTCTCAACGTATGCCGGAGCGCGATTCGGGTTCTCGCTGCTGTGGGTGATCATGCTCGCGCACCTGTTCACGTATCCCGTATTCGAGTACGGCCCGCGCTACGCCGTCGCGACCGGCGACTCTCTCCTCGGCGCGTATATGCAGTTCCGGCGAATGCGAATGTTCATGATGGTCTTCTTCGGAATGCTGCTGCTGACGATCCCGTTCCTCGGAGTCGCGTCGCTGCTCAGCGTGAGCGCGTCGGTCCTCTTCGCGGCGTTTCCACAGCTCTCGTTCAACGCGTGGTGCGTTATCATTACCGTTGCCACCGCCGCCCTCATCTTCGCCGGACGCTATAAGGGGCTCGAGATTACCTGTATCGCGATGTCCGGCGTGCTCGTTGTCACAACTCTGCTCGCCTTTTTCCTGCGGTTTCCACAGCCGCAGGAGTTCCTGGCGGGCGGACTGCTGCCGGCGATTCCGGCCGGCTCGCTGGTGACTCTTGTCGCATTGATCCGCATGCCGACCGATCCGGCGACCTCGATCATGCATTCCGTTTGGGCCGTCAAGAAGCGGGACGAGTGGATTCGCGGCGACGGCCTGCAGGCCGGGTTGCGCAAGAGCCTGCTCGATCTGCGCGTCGGCTTTGTCTTCTCTCTGATGATCGCCTTCATTTTCCTGTCGCTCGGGGCAACGGTCCTGCGCCCGCGCGGAATAAGCCTTGAGGGGGTCGATGTCGCAATCAAGCTGTCGCGGATTTACACCGAATCGGTGGGCGCCTGGACGTTCCCACTCTTCATCGGCGTCGCCTTCATCGCGTTGTGGGGCAGCTACTACACCAATGCCGACGGTGTTCCCCGCATGTTCGAGTCGCTGTATAACTCGGCAAAAAAAAAGAATCAGACGGCGGAGCTGAGTCCGCTCAGGATGGTCTACACCGCTATGTTAATGGGGGGCGGATTGCTTCTTGCCGTTCTCGCCCAGCGCCCGGTCTTCCTGGTGATCCTGGCAGTTTCCGCCGGCCTGATCGCTTACCCGATGATCTATCTCATGAACATCTACGCCGTCACGAAACTCGTGCCGCCGGAGTTCCGCCCGTCGCGCCTCAACCTCGCCCTCGCCTGCTGCGGAGTCGCGTATTCGCTTGTCGGCGTAACGCTGCTCCTCCTGGTCCGCGTCTTCGGCCTTTGGAATTAA
- a CDS encoding BON domain-containing protein produces the protein MVSVPLPLTFFRLMRYVCLVNAMVLVVPAIRMILGASRTGARFRAFLCICFVFICCSTALADDPPAASSSSASPEETIITQQHVIELKAGEKKRVRAEANVLEVAVTRPEIVEGFLSGTQHLVLVANSPGIGKIILRLDNEKTVAYTVQVYVSDPEKFAAELREQLKDVQNLNIEVVKEKILVEGRVLYLKDMDAIERAVGNNPSIINLTSLSSRNARILAREIERELRESGIYGVEVEVRKNKVTLVGTLASEVLIKKARQIASSYTPNYDSLLTTGKPKEKEKLQAAPPG, from the coding sequence ATGGTGTCAGTCCCTTTGCCGTTGACTTTTTTCCGGTTGATGCGTTATGTTTGTCTTGTGAATGCGATGGTTCTGGTTGTTCCGGCGATCCGTATGATTCTTGGCGCCTCAAGAACAGGCGCAAGATTCAGGGCTTTCCTCTGCATTTGCTTTGTCTTCATCTGTTGCTCAACCGCGCTTGCAGACGACCCTCCTGCGGCATCGTCTTCATCGGCGTCGCCAGAGGAAACCATTATCACTCAGCAGCATGTGATCGAGTTGAAGGCGGGCGAGAAGAAGCGCGTCCGGGCGGAAGCGAATGTGCTCGAAGTGGCGGTGACGCGGCCGGAAATCGTCGAAGGCTTCCTTTCGGGGACACAGCATCTCGTTCTGGTCGCGAATTCTCCCGGCATCGGCAAAATCATTCTGCGGCTGGACAATGAAAAGACGGTCGCCTATACGGTTCAGGTTTACGTCAGCGATCCGGAAAAATTTGCGGCCGAATTGAGGGAACAGCTCAAGGATGTCCAGAACCTGAATATCGAGGTGGTGAAAGAGAAGATACTTGTCGAGGGGCGGGTATTGTATTTGAAGGATATGGATGCGATCGAGCGCGCGGTCGGCAACAACCCTTCGATCATCAACCTCACATCGCTCAGTTCGCGGAACGCGCGGATTCTGGCGCGCGAGATCGAGCGGGAATTGAGGGAGTCGGGCATCTATGGGGTCGAAGTCGAGGTAAGAAAAAACAAGGTGACGCTGGTGGGAACGCTGGCATCCGAGGTGCTGATAAAGAAAGCCAGGCAAATAGCTTCATCCTACACCCCCAATTACGACAGTCTCCTGACGACCGGGAAGCCAAAAGAAAAGGAGAAGCTTCAGGCCGCTCCGCCGGGATAA
- the lpxK gene encoding tetraacyldisaccharide 4'-kinase, producing the protein MTNLEWYMRVISGEAKGIVPAISRAVLAGASLLYYSVWAAREAGYRLGILPIRKVGARVVSIGNIVAGGAGKPPAVIYYARRFTGEGKRVAVISRGYGRLSQTDEPVVVSDAGGKILVTPCVSGDEPYLLAKKLPGTPVIVCGDRIRAARLAIERFSPDVILLDDGFQHRAIARDEDIVVIDCSEPFGYGHLLPRGLLREPMSALKRATCFLLTRVDERKHADVVEKLKGLNPPAELILSRHHPSSLVSFSKNEPFPLDFLKRKKALALSSIGNPKSFGRTLKRLEAEVVGSLSFPDHHWYVAADAERIRKAAEKCGAELIITTEKDAVRLNLLVDKPANIFLLGIELEIIGSYPGGAA; encoded by the coding sequence GTGACGAATCTCGAATGGTATATGCGGGTAATTTCCGGTGAGGCCAAAGGAATTGTTCCCGCCATATCTCGAGCCGTTCTCGCCGGCGCCTCCCTCCTCTACTACTCGGTATGGGCGGCGCGTGAGGCGGGATATCGTCTCGGCATTCTTCCGATTCGCAAAGTCGGCGCCCGCGTCGTCAGCATCGGAAACATAGTGGCAGGCGGCGCCGGTAAACCCCCCGCCGTCATCTACTACGCCAGGCGATTCACCGGCGAAGGAAAACGAGTCGCCGTTATCAGCCGCGGCTACGGCCGCCTGTCGCAAACGGACGAGCCTGTCGTTGTGTCCGATGCAGGAGGAAAAATCCTCGTCACGCCCTGCGTCTCCGGCGACGAGCCGTACCTGCTCGCAAAAAAACTGCCTGGGACGCCGGTCATCGTCTGTGGAGACAGGATCAGGGCGGCGCGGCTCGCGATCGAGCGTTTCTCTCCCGATGTCATTCTGCTTGATGACGGATTCCAGCATCGCGCGATCGCGCGCGACGAAGACATCGTGGTTATCGACTGCAGCGAGCCGTTCGGGTACGGCCATCTGCTGCCGCGCGGCTTGCTGCGCGAGCCGATGAGCGCGTTGAAACGGGCGACGTGTTTTCTGTTGACGCGAGTGGACGAACGAAAACACGCCGATGTCGTCGAGAAGCTTAAGGGATTGAATCCGCCGGCGGAACTGATCCTGAGCCGGCACCACCCCTCGAGCTTGGTCTCTTTTTCGAAGAACGAGCCGTTTCCGCTTGATTTTCTCAAGAGGAAAAAAGCGCTCGCGCTTTCGAGCATCGGGAATCCGAAGTCGTTCGGGCGAACTCTGAAAAGACTCGAGGCGGAAGTCGTCGGCTCGCTCAGCTTCCCCGATCATCATTGGTATGTCGCTGCCGATGCGGAGCGGATCCGCAAGGCGGCGGAAAAATGCGGCGCGGAACTGATTATCACTACCGAGAAAGACGCCGTTCGCCTCAACCTGCTCGTGGATAAGCCGGCCAACATCTTTCTGCTGGGAATCGAGTTGGAGATTATCGGGAGTTATCCCGGCGGAGCGGCCTGA